One part of the Candidatus Nanopelagicales bacterium genome encodes these proteins:
- a CDS encoding transglycosylase SLT domain-containing protein — MRGTDEGNPMDRKIIAGTVAATVVAIPAFAAVAYAATTPESTPTTTATSTVSAAPTVVKAKPAKAKAPYKFGTKKYNKWYAKGYMKKKYGWGDAQYRAVVTIFEHESGWSHHAENSSSGAYGIPQSLPGSKMRTSGKDWRTNPETQIRWGLKYIHGSYGTPTHAWAFWQSHNWY, encoded by the coding sequence ATGCGCGGAACAGATGAAGGAAACCCCATGGACCGCAAGATCATTGCTGGCACCGTCGCTGCGACTGTCGTCGCTATCCCCGCTTTCGCCGCAGTCGCGTACGCGGCCACGACGCCCGAATCCACTCCCACCACCACCGCAACCTCGACGGTTTCGGCAGCGCCCACCGTGGTGAAGGCCAAGCCGGCCAAGGCCAAAGCCCCGTACAAGTTCGGCACCAAGAAGTACAACAAGTGGTACGCCAAGGGCTACATGAAGAAGAAGTACGGCTGGGGCGATGCTCAGTACCGCGCGGTGGTGACCATCTTTGAACACGAGTCCGGCTGGTCCCACCACGCCGAGAACAGCAGCTCCGGCGCCTACGGCATCCCCCAGTCGCTGCCCGGTAGCAAGATGCGCACGTCCGGCAAGGACTGGCGCACCAATCCGGAAACGCAGATCCGCTGGGGCCTGAAGTACATCCACGGCAGCTACGGAACGCCGACCCACGCCTGGGCGTTCTGGCAGTCACACAACTGGTACTAA
- a CDS encoding isoprenyl transferase — protein sequence MGLSDVAYQLYAKQLVSQIDHDRIPRHVGVVLDGNRRWASLQGSESHHGHRAGAAKIEEFVGWCEEVGVEVVTLWLLSTDNLARPSDELEHLYTIITDTVTDLAATGRWHIHPVGALDLLPDDTARALKEADAATSAVTGVTVNVAVGYGGRRELVDAVRALLQEQAALGTSLDELAQVIDVEHIAEHLYTKGQPDPDLLIRTSGEQRLSGFMLWQSANSEFYFCEAYWPDFRKVDFLRALRSYAQRERRFGA from the coding sequence CGCCACGTTGGTGTTGTCCTGGACGGGAACCGGCGCTGGGCGAGTTTGCAAGGGTCTGAGAGTCACCACGGTCACCGCGCGGGCGCAGCCAAGATCGAGGAGTTCGTGGGCTGGTGCGAGGAGGTGGGCGTCGAGGTTGTCACTCTCTGGCTGCTGAGCACCGACAACCTGGCCAGGCCATCTGACGAGCTTGAGCACCTCTACACGATCATCACCGACACTGTCACCGACTTGGCGGCCACCGGCAGGTGGCACATCCATCCGGTCGGCGCGTTGGATCTGCTGCCGGACGACACCGCCCGCGCGCTCAAGGAGGCCGACGCTGCCACGTCGGCGGTCACCGGCGTCACCGTCAACGTTGCCGTCGGCTACGGCGGTCGTCGTGAACTCGTCGATGCCGTTCGGGCGCTCTTGCAGGAGCAGGCAGCGTTGGGCACCAGCCTGGACGAGTTGGCACAGGTCATTGACGTTGAGCACATCGCTGAGCACCTCTACACAAAGGGCCAGCCCGACCCGGACCTGTTGATTCGCACTTCGGGCGAGCAGCGACTGTCCGGCTTCATGCTCTGGCAGAGCGCGAACTCCGAGTTCTACTTCTGCGAGGCGTACTGGCCCGATTTCCGCAAGGTCGACTTCTTGCGAGCTCTGCGCTCCTACGCCCAGCGCGAGCGACGCTTCGGCGCGTAA
- a CDS encoding alkaline phosphatase family protein — protein sequence MSKQPSNDAKQRKLDKATAKAARREELSVRNQAGKDLSRDPWRDRHRLRDIVWRFLLSVFALSLTIAIAPGISASTPLAIPVAALINSIFAAMLRPLLIRVALPLGWLGAALLAVFGNFVIFLITLEIAPGITSGNLVEIFLATWIYAVFMATVQWLLASDDDSAFLIQALRQSTRGGTWGVNLSDAEKESIAGGGHPQTGVIFVQLDGMPAPVLDWAVKSGNLPTLSRWIRSGSYKWTEWRARLPSTTPVSQAGLLHGTSENMPAFRWYEKESGQLLVANHPPDAAVIEERISNGRGLLADTGVSISNLFSGDAQSRLLVMSGMSKVRSGLGPSKSYASFFTHPSGFTRAVVLTIGEMIKEKYQARRQIRHNIEPRIKRKGSYVFLRGVTNVLLRDLNEALVIESMMKGAKSIYVDFVDYDEIAHHAGVQRPESLRALEGLDTVLAQLERVVRYAPRPYRFVCVSDHGQSQGSTFKQRFGVPLETVVRDLMGIDEAEVAAATGSVEAWGPVNTFLSQLQQQDSVTGGLTRRAMKNRTSDGVVELGPGIDEHKEADSDSDQLTELVVVGSGNLGGIWFAQKPGRLTVEDLEADFPGLVDGLATHPGISFLLVDTQAHGPVAIGAHGVHYLLTNEISGEDPLTPFGDEARDDLLRVSRFTNAPDIYVNSMYDAAIDEVAAFEELVGCHGGLGGWQTRAILVHPSEMGIDPELLGKSGRLIGAEAVHHQMVQWLEQLGHRTNLESTNLPPTGEIAPGTDGLADANQDQYAATPTVGRQESGSR from the coding sequence ATGAGCAAGCAACCCAGCAACGACGCGAAGCAGCGCAAACTCGACAAGGCCACTGCGAAGGCCGCTCGTCGCGAGGAACTGTCGGTTCGTAACCAGGCTGGCAAGGACCTCAGCCGTGACCCGTGGCGCGATCGGCACCGGCTGCGCGACATCGTGTGGCGCTTCCTGCTGTCGGTATTCGCGCTCTCGCTGACGATCGCGATCGCTCCGGGAATCAGCGCAAGCACGCCATTGGCGATACCGGTCGCGGCGTTGATCAACTCCATCTTCGCTGCCATGCTCCGGCCGCTTCTCATCCGCGTCGCATTGCCGCTCGGCTGGCTCGGCGCGGCCTTGCTGGCCGTGTTTGGCAACTTCGTGATTTTTCTGATCACGCTGGAGATCGCCCCTGGCATCACGTCCGGCAACCTGGTCGAAATCTTCCTGGCAACCTGGATCTACGCGGTGTTCATGGCGACGGTCCAGTGGTTGCTGGCCTCTGACGATGACAGCGCTTTCCTCATTCAGGCCTTGCGGCAAAGCACGCGTGGCGGCACGTGGGGGGTCAACCTCAGCGATGCGGAGAAGGAGTCCATTGCCGGTGGCGGCCATCCGCAGACCGGGGTCATCTTCGTTCAACTCGATGGCATGCCCGCTCCGGTATTGGACTGGGCAGTGAAGTCCGGCAACCTGCCGACGTTGTCTCGGTGGATCAGATCGGGCTCTTACAAGTGGACCGAATGGCGCGCTCGCCTGCCATCGACAACCCCGGTGTCGCAAGCCGGGCTGCTGCACGGAACCAGCGAGAACATGCCTGCCTTCCGCTGGTATGAAAAGGAATCCGGCCAGTTGCTGGTGGCCAATCACCCGCCGGACGCTGCCGTGATCGAGGAGCGAATCTCCAACGGCCGAGGGCTGCTCGCCGACACCGGCGTGAGCATCTCGAACCTGTTCTCCGGCGACGCGCAGTCACGCCTACTCGTCATGAGCGGAATGAGCAAGGTGCGCTCTGGACTCGGGCCATCGAAGTCGTACGCCTCGTTCTTCACCCACCCGTCGGGCTTCACGCGCGCAGTCGTCTTGACCATCGGCGAGATGATCAAGGAGAAGTATCAGGCGCGTCGCCAGATCCGGCACAACATCGAACCGAGAATCAAACGCAAGGGTTCCTACGTCTTCCTGCGGGGGGTCACCAATGTGCTCCTGCGCGACCTCAATGAGGCCCTGGTCATCGAGTCGATGATGAAGGGCGCCAAGAGCATCTACGTGGACTTTGTCGACTATGACGAGATCGCCCACCACGCCGGTGTTCAACGGCCAGAGTCGCTACGCGCCCTGGAAGGTCTCGACACGGTCCTGGCTCAATTGGAGCGGGTCGTCCGCTATGCGCCGCGTCCCTACCGGTTCGTCTGCGTCTCCGATCACGGGCAGAGCCAAGGGTCAACTTTCAAGCAGCGTTTCGGGGTTCCCCTCGAGACCGTTGTGCGTGACCTGATGGGAATCGACGAGGCCGAGGTCGCGGCCGCGACCGGCTCTGTCGAGGCGTGGGGTCCGGTCAACACCTTCCTCTCACAACTCCAGCAGCAGGATTCGGTAACCGGCGGTCTCACGCGGCGAGCGATGAAGAACCGAACGTCCGATGGCGTCGTTGAGCTTGGCCCCGGAATCGACGAGCACAAGGAGGCCGATTCCGACAGTGATCAACTCACTGAACTGGTGGTAGTTGGTTCGGGTAACCTCGGCGGAATTTGGTTCGCGCAGAAGCCTGGTCGACTCACCGTTGAAGACCTTGAGGCCGACTTCCCGGGGCTGGTCGACGGTTTGGCAACGCACCCTGGGATCAGCTTCCTGCTCGTTGACACGCAGGCTCACGGTCCGGTCGCCATCGGTGCGCACGGTGTTCATTACCTGCTCACCAATGAGATCAGTGGGGAAGACCCGCTAACGCCGTTCGGTGATGAAGCACGAGACGACTTGTTGCGGGTCTCGCGCTTCACCAACGCGCCAGACATCTACGTGAACTCGATGTACGACGCGGCGATCGACGAGGTCGCGGCGTTTGAGGAACTGGTGGGTTGCCACGGCGGCCTTGGTGGCTGGCAGACCCGCGCGATCCTGGTTCACCCCAGCGAAATGGGTATTGATCCAGAGCTACTCGGCAAATCGGGCCGACTTATCGGCGCCGAGGCCGTCCATCACCAGATGGTGCAGTGGCTAGAGCAACTCGGGCATCGGACCAATCTGGAATCGACCAACCTGCCACCGACCGGCGAGATAGCACCGGGCACGGACGGCTTGGCCGATGCGAATCAGGATCAGTACGCGGCTACTCCGACGGTGGGCCGACAGGAATCCGGTTCGCGATAG
- a CDS encoding fumarate hydratase: MADFSYVDLLPMGADQTNYRLVTTEGVRTVEGAGRTFLEVDPAVLTRLTFEAMRDIQHLLRPSHLAQLRKILDDPEASANDRFVALDLLKNANVAAGGVLPMCQDTGTAIITGKKGRNVLTTGQDEEHLAHGVFDAFSQLNLRYSQMSPLSMWEETNTGTNLPAQIEIYADTKPGHELQYELMFMAKGGGSANKSFLFQETKAVLNPTRFRAFLDEKLRSLGTAACPPYHLAVVVGGTSAEYALKVAKYASTRYYDSLPVHGGDHGNGYRDLEMEAEILKQTQEFGIGAQFGGKYFCHDVRVIRLPRHGASAPVAIAVSCSADRQALAKITPEGVFLEQLEHDPAQYLPEVTDDHLAEASTNEVVTVDLRAPMTTIREQLSQLPVKTRLSLTGPLVVARDIAHARIQEMLDRGEPMPDYLRDHAVYYAGPAKTPAGMPSGSFGPTTAGRMDAYVDAFQRAGGSFVMLAKGNRSQAVTDACKTNGGFYLGSIGGPAALLAADCIKHVEVIDFPELGMEAVWKIDVENFPAFVVVDDKGNDFFAETMRPIANRIPVGPPSE; the protein is encoded by the coding sequence ATGGCTGACTTCTCCTATGTTGATCTGCTTCCAATGGGTGCCGACCAAACCAACTACCGACTCGTCACCACCGAGGGTGTGCGGACAGTTGAGGGTGCGGGACGAACCTTTCTTGAGGTCGATCCAGCGGTGCTCACGCGGCTGACCTTCGAGGCGATGCGCGACATTCAGCACCTCCTGCGGCCCAGCCATCTTGCCCAATTGCGCAAGATTCTGGACGATCCAGAGGCATCGGCCAACGACCGGTTCGTCGCCCTCGACTTACTCAAGAATGCCAACGTTGCCGCTGGCGGTGTCCTGCCGATGTGCCAGGACACCGGCACCGCCATCATCACCGGCAAGAAGGGCCGCAACGTACTGACAACTGGCCAGGACGAGGAGCACTTGGCCCACGGCGTCTTCGATGCCTTCAGCCAGCTCAACCTGCGCTATTCCCAAATGTCGCCACTTTCGATGTGGGAGGAAACGAACACCGGCACGAACCTGCCCGCCCAGATCGAGATCTACGCCGACACCAAGCCTGGCCACGAGCTGCAATACGAGTTGATGTTCATGGCCAAAGGTGGTGGCAGCGCGAACAAGTCATTCCTCTTCCAAGAGACCAAGGCTGTGCTCAACCCCACCCGGTTCCGTGCCTTCCTCGATGAGAAGCTGCGCAGCCTCGGAACGGCTGCGTGTCCGCCGTACCACCTCGCGGTTGTAGTGGGGGGCACGAGTGCTGAGTACGCGCTCAAGGTCGCCAAGTACGCCTCAACCCGCTACTACGATTCGCTGCCGGTTCACGGCGGCGACCATGGAAACGGCTACCGCGACCTTGAGATGGAAGCCGAGATCCTCAAGCAGACACAGGAATTCGGGATCGGAGCCCAGTTCGGCGGCAAGTACTTCTGCCACGACGTTCGCGTCATCCGACTACCCCGCCACGGCGCATCCGCACCGGTGGCGATCGCGGTGTCCTGCTCGGCTGACCGTCAGGCATTGGCCAAGATCACCCCGGAGGGCGTGTTCCTGGAGCAGCTCGAACACGACCCGGCGCAGTACTTGCCCGAGGTAACTGACGACCACCTCGCGGAGGCTTCGACGAACGAGGTGGTCACCGTCGATCTACGCGCTCCGATGACCACGATCCGTGAGCAACTGTCGCAGCTACCGGTCAAAACCCGGTTGAGTCTGACTGGTCCACTGGTCGTTGCCCGCGACATCGCCCACGCCCGCATTCAGGAGATGCTCGACCGCGGCGAACCCATGCCCGACTACCTGCGCGACCATGCCGTCTACTACGCCGGACCCGCCAAGACACCTGCGGGAATGCCGTCTGGCTCGTTCGGCCCGACCACTGCCGGGCGAATGGACGCCTATGTCGATGCGTTCCAGCGTGCCGGCGGATCGTTTGTGATGTTGGCGAAGGGAAACCGCTCGCAGGCGGTCACCGATGCCTGCAAGACCAACGGTGGCTTCTACCTGGGATCGATTGGTGGACCAGCTGCCTTGCTGGCCGCTGACTGCATCAAGCACGTCGAGGTCATCGACTTCCCCGAACTCGGGATGGAAGCAGTGTGGAAGATCGATGTCGAGAACTTCCCCGCTTTTGTGGTCGTTGATGACAAGGGCAACGACTTCTTCGCCGAAACCATGCGGCCTATCGCGAACCGGATTCCTGTCGGCCCACCGTCGGAGTAG
- a CDS encoding DUF4245 domain-containing protein, with product MKSRLSQTARDMLLSIGAVIALVALIALFTYKPADEKIRVVDYQPTVAAARSTGAFDVAVPTGEAKDWKATSVRYVPSAADPKIATWHLGFITPTNQYAALEQTNGTDPNFIKESTAKGMPDGEQVIDGQKWLRYYSSDTGHRSLVSSKNGITTIVTGTLTYDELVAMATSLRTS from the coding sequence GTGAAGTCCCGACTGAGCCAAACCGCACGCGACATGCTGTTGTCGATCGGTGCGGTCATTGCGCTGGTTGCTTTGATCGCGCTATTCACGTACAAGCCCGCTGACGAGAAGATCCGGGTCGTTGACTACCAACCGACCGTGGCTGCTGCGCGTAGCACCGGGGCCTTCGACGTTGCGGTACCCACGGGTGAGGCCAAGGACTGGAAAGCCACCTCCGTGCGCTACGTCCCGTCAGCTGCCGATCCAAAAATCGCGACCTGGCACTTGGGATTTATCACGCCGACGAATCAATACGCAGCACTTGAACAGACCAACGGCACCGATCCGAACTTCATCAAGGAGTCGACGGCCAAGGGCATGCCGGATGGGGAGCAGGTGATCGATGGGCAGAAGTGGCTGCGCTACTACTCCAGCGACACCGGCCACCGATCGCTGGTTTCCAGTAAGAACGGGATCACGACGATTGTGACCGGCACTTTGACCTACGACGAACTCGTTGCCATGGCGACGTCGCTGCGCACGTCCTGA
- a CDS encoding exodeoxyribonuclease VII small subunit translates to MSEQPKSTEQRAASEQPAPDALSYEQARDELTKVVAALEAGTTTLEESLDLWERGEKLVGICQRWLDSARVRIEAVRNRDAQSGDAGATDLESE, encoded by the coding sequence ATGTCTGAACAGCCGAAATCAACTGAGCAACGAGCAGCCTCCGAACAGCCAGCACCTGATGCCCTGTCATACGAGCAGGCACGTGACGAACTCACCAAAGTGGTCGCCGCCCTTGAGGCTGGGACGACGACTCTGGAGGAGTCGCTGGATCTGTGGGAGCGCGGTGAGAAGCTTGTCGGCATCTGCCAACGGTGGCTCGATAGCGCTCGGGTCCGGATCGAGGCTGTCCGCAACCGTGACGCCCAGTCCGGCGATGCGGGTGCCACGGACTTGGAGTCCGAGTAA
- a CDS encoding PhoH family protein produces the protein MTIVTITYVLDTSVLLSDPNAINRFDEHEVILPVVVVTELEAKRSHAELGYFARTALRMLDDLRVINGRLDEPVPLPGGGSLRVELNHADPRVLPSGFQSGDNDSRILAVAQAFSLEGRDVVLVSKDLPMRVKASAMGLMAEEYKAELAVTSGWTGMTEASVSNEFIDDLYEFGAADLDEARDLPCHTGVVLYSERGSALGRVQADKRVHLVRGDREAFGLHGRSAEQRIALDLLLDPDIGIVSLGGRAGTGKSALALSAGLEAVLERQAHRKVMVFRPLYAVGGQELGYLPGSETDKMAPWGQAVFDTLSAITTPEIVEEVIARDLIEVLPLTHIRGRSLHDAFVIVDEAQSLERNVLLTVLSRIGRDSRVVLTHDVGQRDNLRVGRYDGVVAVVEKLKGHPLFAHITLQRSERSQIAALVTELLDSPV, from the coding sequence GTGACCATTGTGACGATCACTTACGTGCTTGACACCAGCGTCCTGCTCAGCGATCCCAATGCGATCAACCGGTTTGACGAGCACGAGGTCATACTCCCGGTCGTCGTCGTGACTGAGTTGGAGGCTAAACGCTCGCACGCGGAACTCGGCTACTTCGCCCGAACGGCCCTGCGAATGCTCGACGACCTGCGCGTCATTAACGGCCGCCTCGACGAGCCGGTGCCACTGCCCGGTGGTGGCTCGCTGCGCGTTGAGCTCAACCACGCCGACCCGCGGGTGCTGCCCAGCGGATTCCAATCCGGCGACAACGACAGCCGCATCCTTGCCGTCGCGCAGGCGTTCTCCTTGGAGGGTCGTGACGTCGTGCTGGTGAGCAAGGACCTGCCGATGCGCGTCAAGGCATCGGCGATGGGTCTCATGGCCGAGGAGTACAAAGCCGAGTTGGCGGTCACCTCTGGCTGGACGGGGATGACCGAGGCGTCGGTTTCCAACGAATTCATCGACGACCTCTATGAGTTCGGGGCTGCCGATCTGGATGAGGCCCGTGACCTGCCTTGCCACACGGGCGTGGTCCTGTATTCCGAACGCGGCAGCGCGCTCGGGCGCGTGCAGGCAGACAAGCGCGTCCACCTGGTGCGAGGAGATCGGGAGGCGTTTGGCCTGCACGGTCGAAGTGCAGAGCAACGGATCGCGCTCGATCTACTGCTCGATCCCGACATCGGCATCGTCTCGTTGGGTGGCCGAGCAGGAACCGGCAAATCGGCCCTCGCATTGAGCGCGGGACTTGAGGCTGTGCTGGAGCGCCAGGCTCATCGCAAGGTCATGGTCTTCCGACCCCTGTATGCGGTCGGCGGCCAAGAACTCGGCTATCTGCCCGGCAGTGAGACCGACAAGATGGCTCCCTGGGGTCAGGCGGTGTTCGACACCCTGTCGGCGATCACAACGCCGGAGATCGTGGAGGAAGTCATTGCCCGCGACCTCATTGAGGTACTGCCACTGACGCATATCCGCGGTCGGTCACTCCACGATGCGTTCGTCATCGTCGACGAGGCGCAATCGCTGGAACGCAATGTGTTGCTGACTGTGCTGTCGCGAATTGGTCGCGACTCTCGCGTCGTTCTCACCCACGACGTGGGTCAGCGCGACAACCTGCGCGTTGGTCGGTACGACGGTGTCGTCGCTGTGGTGGAAAAGCTCAAGGGTCATCCGCTGTTCGCCCACATCACGCTGCAGCGTTCCGAGCGGTCGCAGATCGCCGCCCTCGTCACCGAACTGCTCGACAGCCCGGTCTGA
- a CDS encoding MBL fold metallo-hydrolase: MPPDITFLGHATVLVEMAGLRVLTDPVLTARVTFLGRVPSAVDSDAFADVDLVLISHLHHDHCDIRSLAMVKNARVIVPAGAGEFLYRRGVRNLIELPVGDHYDMGELRITALRADHDGFRTPIGPRAEAIGYMISDQSGTNVYFAGDTDVYDQMALLPQQFGPVDTALLPVWGWGPNLGPGHMNPDRAVDALALIQPAHAMPIHWGTLFPYGLRAIRPSLSALLQTPPQDFARVANERGIDCDLVVVQPGDYAEFAR; this comes from the coding sequence GTGCCACCGGACATCACCTTCCTCGGACACGCCACCGTGTTGGTGGAGATGGCCGGGCTGCGCGTGCTGACCGACCCCGTGCTCACCGCCCGCGTGACCTTCCTTGGCCGAGTTCCGAGCGCTGTCGACTCCGACGCCTTCGCCGATGTAGACCTTGTCCTCATCTCGCACTTGCACCACGATCATTGCGACATCCGTTCGCTGGCGATGGTGAAGAATGCGCGCGTCATTGTGCCGGCGGGTGCAGGGGAGTTCCTCTACCGCCGTGGGGTGCGCAATCTGATCGAACTGCCAGTTGGCGATCACTACGACATGGGCGAGCTTCGCATCACCGCCCTGCGTGCTGATCACGACGGTTTCCGGACACCGATCGGCCCGCGTGCCGAGGCGATCGGATACATGATCAGCGATCAGTCGGGAACCAACGTGTACTTCGCCGGTGACACTGATGTCTACGACCAGATGGCGCTCCTCCCGCAGCAGTTCGGTCCGGTCGACACGGCCCTGCTGCCGGTGTGGGGCTGGGGGCCAAATCTTGGTCCCGGCCACATGAACCCCGACCGGGCCGTGGACGCTCTCGCGCTGATCCAACCGGCCCACGCGATGCCGATCCACTGGGGCACGTTGTTCCCATACGGATTGCGCGCTATCCGGCCGTCGCTGAGCGCTCTGCTGCAAACCCCGCCGCAGGACTTCGCCCGGGTCGCGAACGAGCGTGGGATCGACTGCGATCTGGTTGTCGTCCAGCCAGGTGACTATGCGGAGTTCGCCCGATGA